TTGAACAAGTCAGCGACCGGGTTGTGCTGCTGCGCACCGGGGAGCTCGTATACCAGGGTGCGCTCACCGACCTACTGGCCGGTCAATCCGCCCAGACCACGGCGCGTCCGGAGGAAGCAGGCGACGTCGGGGCCCTCGCCGGCATCATCGAGCGGCATGGCTGGACGGTCCGGGCCGAGGACAACCAGGTGATCATCAGCGCGCCGGCCGACGCGGCGGGCACGCTCAATCGCCTCGCACACCAGCACGGGATCACGTTGGCCGAGCTACATACCCGGCCGCCGACCCTGGAAGAGATTTTCTTCGATCTGACCGAAGGGGAGGGAGGAGCATGATCGCGTCGTTGCGCAGCGAGCTGGTCAAGCTCCGGCAGCCGGCCTACTGGATCGGCCTGGCCGGAATGGCCGCCTTCATGGTCATCGCCATGGTGATCTCCGTCAGCGGCGCGGGCGACGAGGCGAGTGACCGTGGCCCGGCGGGCGTGGTGCTGTCAGCTGACCAACTGGCCGAAGCCGACGGGCTGGCCCGCAGTCTCGGCAACTCGATCACGTTCATCGGGGTGGTGGCCCTGACGCTCGTCGCGGTCAACATCGGTACCGAGTACGGCCAAGGCACCATCCGGAACATGCTGGTGCGCCAACCACATCGGGCCCGGCTCTTTCTCGGCAAGCTGGCCGCGATCCTGGGTTTCCTGGCTGCGGCCGTGGTCGCAGCGTCGGCTGTGGGTATCGCAGTCGCGCCCGTGCTGGTCCCCGATGATGTCGGCGCCGTCGACTGGTGGTCTGCCAGCGGCCTGCTGGCCACGGCGGGTGGAGTCGGCAACATCATCGTGGCGACCTGGGGATGGGCGTGCCTCGGCGTCCTGCTCGCGGTGGTGTTGCGTTCGGCTCCGGCGACGATCGGAGTGGGCGTCGCGTACGCGCTGCCGTTCGAGATCCTGCTGACGGTCGCCGCCGAGGACGTCACCCGCTGGCTGCCGGGTCAGCTGTTCCAGGCGCTGGCGCAGGGCGGCACGGAGGCGGTGAGCCGGGCGGCCGCGCTGCTCGGCGCCGTCGGGTGGGTGGCGGCCACTGTCGTCGTCGCTCTGATCATCTTCCAGCGCCGCGACGTCCCGGACTGAGCCGCCTAGATGATCATGTTTGGTGGGTTTCCTCGTGCGTCGACAGGCCGGTAGGCATGGTGACGCACGAGGAAACCCACCAAACATGATCATTCGGGTGGGCGTGTCAGAAGGGGCGGCGGGGCACGGGGGCGCCGCTGCCGCCGAGCAGGAAGTCGAGGTCGCAGCCGCGGTCGGCCTGCTGGACGTGGTCGATGTACATCCGGACGTAACCGCGCTCAGCGGCGGGCCGTGGTGGCGACCAGGCGGCCCGGCGCCGGTCTAGCTCAGCCTCGTCGACGTCGAGGGTGAGGGTGCGGGCTGGGACGTCGAGTTCGATCCAATCCCCGGTGCGCACCAGCGAGATCGGGCCACCGACGGCTGCCTCGGGCGCCGCATGCAGAATGACGGTGCCGTATGACGTGCCGCTCATGCGGGCGTCGGAGATCCGCACCATGTCGGTGACGCCCTGCTCGAGCAGCTTGCGCGGCAGCGCCAGGTTCCCGATCTCGGGCATGCCCGGATATCCGCTCGGACCGGCGTAGCGGACGACGAGCACCGTCGACGCGTCGACCTCCAGCGATGGATCGTCCACCGCCTCGTCGTACTCCTCGATGGAGTCGAAGACGAGTGCGCGTCCGCGATGCCGCATCAGGTCGGGGGACGCGGCGGACTGTTTGACCACGGCACCACTCGGGCAGAGGTTGCCGCGCAGTACCGCGGTGCCGGTACCGGCGGGGAGGAGAGGGTCGGTGGCCGGCCGGATGACGTCGGCGTTCCAGTGCTCGGCGCGAGCGAGGTTCTCGGCCAGACTGTGCTGGTCGACGGTGATGACGTCCTGATTGAGAAGATGATCGATCTGGCGCATGACGGCGGGCAGGCCGCCGGCGTAGTAGAAGTCCTCCATCAGGTACTGGCCGCTGGGCATCAGGTTGACCAGCGTCGGCACGTCGCGCGCGAGACGGTCGAAGTCCTCGAGTTCGAGCGGCACCTCCAGCCGTCCGGCCAGGGCCAGCAGATGAAGCACCGCGTTGGTCGATCCGCCGATGGCTGCGTTGGCGCGGATCGCGTTCTCGAACGCCGCACGAGTGGCGATCTGCGAGAAGCGGAGATCGTCCCGGACGAGGTCGACGATCTGCTGGCCCGCGTGCTCGGCGACGGTGAAACGACGCGCGTCGGTAGCGGGGATCGCGGCGCTGCCACTGGGGGCCAGCCCGAGCGCCTCGGTGATGCAGGCCATGGTGGAGGCGGTGCCCATGGTCATGCAGTGGCCCTGGCTGCGGGACATACACGCTTCGGCGGCGGTGAA
This portion of the Phytoactinopolyspora mesophila genome encodes:
- a CDS encoding ABC transporter permease subunit, producing the protein MIASLRSELVKLRQPAYWIGLAGMAAFMVIAMVISVSGAGDEASDRGPAGVVLSADQLAEADGLARSLGNSITFIGVVALTLVAVNIGTEYGQGTIRNMLVRQPHRARLFLGKLAAILGFLAAAVVAASAVGIAVAPVLVPDDVGAVDWWSASGLLATAGGVGNIIVATWGWACLGVLLAVVLRSAPATIGVGVAYALPFEILLTVAAEDVTRWLPGQLFQALAQGGTEAVSRAAALLGAVGWVAATVVVALIIFQRRDVPD
- a CDS encoding IlvD/Edd family dehydratase; translated protein: MGTTKNTELRSTGWFGQEGKLGFIHRSWLKNQGTPHEMFDGRPVIGIANSWSDLTPCNAHLRRVAEHVKRGVYRAGGYPLEFPTMSLGETIMRPSTMLFRNLMSMDVEETLRANPIDGVVLLAGCDKTTPAQLMGAASVDLPTIMVTGGPMLSGRWQGKAIGSGTDVWRFSEEVRAGKMSGTDFTAAEACMSRSQGHCMTMGTASTMACITEALGLAPSGSAAIPATDARRFTVAEHAGQQIVDLVRDDLRFSQIATRAAFENAIRANAAIGGSTNAVLHLLALAGRLEVPLELEDFDRLARDVPTLVNLMPSGQYLMEDFYYAGGLPAVMRQIDHLLNQDVITVDQHSLAENLARAEHWNADVIRPATDPLLPAGTGTAVLRGNLCPSGAVVKQSAASPDLMRHRGRALVFDSIEEYDEAVDDPSLEVDASTVLVVRYAGPSGYPGMPEIGNLALPRKLLEQGVTDMVRISDARMSGTSYGTVILHAAPEAAVGGPISLVRTGDWIELDVPARTLTLDVDEAELDRRRAAWSPPRPAAERGYVRMYIDHVQQADRGCDLDFLLGGSGAPVPRRPF